One genomic region from Homalodisca vitripennis isolate AUS2020 chromosome 6, UT_GWSS_2.1, whole genome shotgun sequence encodes:
- the LOC124364955 gene encoding uncharacterized protein LOC124364955: MLSKESSTDEERTRLAPMAEMEEDDGRVTIKVDKAKNLKTLEHRRDFYSDNGNGNETTV; this comes from the exons ATGTTGTCGAAGGAGTCATCTACGGACGAAGAGAGGACAAGACTGGCTCCTATGGCCGAGATGGAGGAAGATGATGGTCGAGTGACTATCAAG GTGGACAAGGCGAAAAACCTGAAAACTCTGGAGCACAGAAGGGACTTCTACTCAGACAACGGAAATGGAAATGAGACCACAGTTTGA